The DNA sequence CGGTTCCGTACCGAGCACCTCGCGGGTGAGGCAGTGGGCGGCGGTCACCACGGTGCTGCGCCCCACGACGACGCCGCCGCAGAACTGCCCTGAGCGCGTCGCGCCGAAGCGTTCGCGGCTCGCCAGGGCCACCACCCACGGCGCGTCCGCGGTCTTCACCTCCTGCCCGCCCACGACCAGCCGCTCATCGGCCGCCACCGGGTTCGGCGCCGCGAGCAGCAGCGCGAAGGCGGCGGTCAGCGAACAGCCGAGGGCACGCATACGGTCTCCTGACGCAGCGGATGCACTTGCCTTCCCAGAGTCAACCCCGGCACCGTCCGCCGCATCCGGAGTCCGCCGTCCGCCTCGTTCCGCCGGGCGACCGTCCGCCGCACCGGCCGAACGACGAGGGCCCGGCCCCTCCGAAGAGGAACCGGGCCCTGTGATCGGGAACCCGAGGATCAGTCCAGGTAGTCGCGCAGCACCTGCGAACGCGAGGGGTGGCGCAGCTTGGACATGGTCTTCGACTCGATCTGCCGGATGCGCTCACGCGTCACCCCGTAGACCTTGCCGATCTCGTCGAGCGTCTTCGGCTGACCGTCGGTGAGACCGAAGCGCATGGACACCACGCCGGCCTCACGCTCGCTGAGCGTGTCCAGAACCGAGTGCAGCTGCTCCTGCAGAAGCGTGAAGCTCACCGCGTCGGCGGGGACGACCGCCTCGGAGTCCTCGATGAGGTCACCGAACTCGCTGTCCCCGTCCTCACCCAGCGGGGTGTGGAGGGAGATCGGCTCACGGCCGTACTTCTGGACCTCGATGACCTTCTCGGGGGTCATGTCGAGCTCCTTGGCCAGCTCCTCCGGGGTGGGCTCACGGCCCAGGTCCTGGAGCATCTGGCGCTGCACGCGCGCGAGCTTGTTGATGACCTCGACCATGTGCACCGGGATGCGGATGGTGCGGGCCTGGTCGGCCATGGCTCGCGTGATCGCCTGGCGGATCCACCAGGTGGCGTAGGTCGAGAACTTGTAGCCCTTCGTGTAGTCGAACTTCTCGACCGCACGGATCAGACCGAGGTTGCCCTCCTGGATCAGGTCCAGGAAGAGCATGCCGCGGCCGGTGTAGCGCTTGGCCAGGGAGACCACGAGACGGAGGTTGGCCTCCAGCAGGTGGTTCTTGGCGCGCCGGCCGTCCTCGGCGATGATCTCCAGCTCACGCTTGAGCTTGGGGGCGAGCTTGTCCGCGTTGGCCAGCTTGTCCTCGGCGAACAGACCGGCCTCGATCCGCTTGGCGAGCTCCACCTCCTGCTCTGCGTTGAGGAGGGGCACCTTGCCGATCTGCTTGAGGTAGTCCTTGACCGGGTCGGCGGTGGCACCGGCCACCGCGACCTGCTGCGCCGGGGCGTCGTCCTCGTCCTCGTCGGACAGGACGAAGCCCTTGTTCTCGCCGGTCTCCTCCTCCTCGTCGACCTTGCCGGGGGTGGGGGTCTCGTCGACGAGCTCGTCCTCGAGGAGCTCGTCGGCGTCCTTCTTGGCGGTGGCCTTCTTGGCCGTCGTCTTCTTGGCGGTGGCCTTCTTCGCCACCGTCTTCTTGGCGGCCGTCTTCTTCGCGGCGGCCTTCTTGGCGGGCGTCACGGCCTCGTCACCCGCTTCGTCGCCGTAGCCCGCGGCGGACGTGGCGGCGGCCGTGGACGACGGGCGGGACGTGACCGTCTTGGACGAGACGGCCTTGGTGGCGGTGCGCTTCGCCGGGCTCTTCGCTGCGACGCTCTTGCGGGTGCGCTTGGGCGCCTCTGCCGCACTGACCATCAGCGTCACACCTTCCTCATCGAGGACCTGGTTGAGGCTGCGCAGAACGTTCTTCCACTGGGTTGGCGGAATCTGGTCAGCCTCGAAGGCCCGACGCACGTCGTCGCCGGCGATCTGCCCCTCGGCCTTTCCCTGCTCGATGAGCGCCATCAGAGACTCGGATTCGGCGATCTCCGGCGGGAGCGTACGGGATGTGCTGGCCGACACGAACAACCTCTCGGAACGATGGAAACGGCTTCCGGCTCCATCCGCTGGGGATCGGAGCCGACGACCGTCGGCAAGGATGAACCGACGGCGCGGGCGATAGTGCGGTAGCAACACAGCGCCTCGTTCGAGGCCTGTATTCCCTCCACGGCCACCACCTCTTAAGTCATCGCGCTGCCTCAGGGAGCGTTACGCCCAATCCCCGTGGCCCGAGTCACACCTCATAAGGGTGTGAGATACCACTGAACGGGACAGAACGATGCGCTCCTCCGCAGCTCGACCCAAGACCGGCGGCGCGTTTCCTCTCGCACGCGCCTGTACGGATCGCCCCGCGCGGTTCCGCGACTCCCCGCGCGGCCGTACGCGCGGGGCGGACGAACAGTCCCGCGCGCACCTTTCCTTGTCCGTACGGCCCGTTCCCGCGGATCAGTGCTCGCGCGGCGCGGGCACGGCCCGCTCGACCTCGGGGTGCGAGACGAGCAGCTGACGCATGGCGGATTCCGCGGCGGCCGCGTCACCCGCCCCGACGGCGTCGACGATCCGGAGGTGGTGGCCGACGCCCGCGTCGGTGGGGCGGTCGCACCCGCCGACCGAGGCGCCGGAGACGTGCAGGGCCGCCGAGACGATGCCCGACAGGTGCTCCAGCATGCGGTTGCCCGCGACCTGGAGCAGCAGGGTGTGGAACTCGGCGTCGGCCCGGGAGAAGGTGAGCGAGTCACCCTGGGCCAGGGCGTGCCCCATGATCTCCGCCATGTCGGCGAGGCGCTGCTGGACGTCTTCGCGGCCGTGCCCGGCGGCGAGCCGTGCGGCCAGCGGCTCGATGATCCAGCGGAGCTCGCAGAGCTCCCGGCGCTGGTCGTCGCGCTGGGGCCCGAAGGCCCGCCACTCGATGATGTCCGGGTCGAGCAGGTTCCAGTCGCTGACCGGACGGACCCTGGTGCCGACGTTGGGGCGGGCGCTGACCAGACCTTTGGCCTCGAGAACGCGCAGCGACTCCCGGACGACGGTGCGGGAGACTTCGAAGCGCTGGCCGATCTCCTCGGGGACGAGCGGCCGGTCGGCACCGAGATCGCCGGAGACGATCATCTGCCCCAGCTGCTGGACGAGCTGTCCATGCAGCCCCCGGCCGCGGCTGCCGGCCGCCCGGCGGCCGGCGCGGCCCAGCTCCGCGTCACCGTCCCAGGCGTGCGCGGAGCCGCGGTCGGCCCCGGGGGCCTCCGCGTAGGAGTAGCGGTCGAGCTCGCCCGGGCCCGTCAGGCCGGAGTCGGCGGGGCGAGCCGCGGTCATCATGGTGTGCGCAAGGGTACTCACGCTTCCTTTGTCGGCGACGGGCCGACAGGCCTTGAGGTCTTTGGTGAAAAGCACACGAAAGGGTGATCGCCCATTACCTCACAATTGACGTCCAAACGGACAGATTTGGGCACTCTTCGAGGTCGAGCGCGTACGGACAGCTATAGAGGGCCGGTTCCGGAGCGTGGCGTAGGACGTCTACCCACGGGTACCGGCGGACGCGGGGCCCTCCGATGACGTCCGCGTTCTCCGCGACCCCGGTCGGCCGCCCGCTACGCTCCGTGTCCGCCGCGACCGGCGGCCGACGAGCGCCGGGCCGGCGACGCCCTAGCACAGACCTCACCGCGGTCTCCCCCGGAACACCGTGAGGACATAGGCCCCGAGCAGCCCCGTCAGGGACAGCACGAGCGCCCAGCCGACGGGCTGGGACACCAGCCGCAGCGCCGTCGAGACGCCCTCGTCCATGCCGGCCGGCCACTGGAGCGGAGCCGAGGAGCGGAGCCGCCCCGGCAGTCCGGCCAGCGACCGGGCCGCGGGGCGGGCGAGCACGGCGTTCACGACCGGGACCACCAGCGTCGGGACCACCAGCACGGCGACGAGCCCCAGGAGAGTGGACCGGAACAGGCCCGCGCCCAGCAGCCCGGCCCACGCGCAGCCGAGGGCGAGGGCGATCCATCCGGCGAGGGCGCCGGGCCAGGCGTCGGGGAAGAGGGTCACCGACCGCCCGAAGAGGAGCCGCACCACCACGGCGTCCAGGACCACCGAGGAGAGGGCGAGCAGCAGCGCGGCGGCGGCCGTGACCGTGAGCTTGCCGCCGAGGAGCGCCAGCCGCCGGGGGACGCCCCCCGCGTCCGGCGCCAGCGCCGGGTAGCGGTACTCCTGCCCGAAGGCCAGCGCTCCCAGCACCCCCGCGCCGAGCGCGGCCGGGGGCAGCGGGAGCGGCGCGGGCCACCCGGCGAGCAGGCCGGGCTCCGGCGCCCCGGCCCGGGCCAGCAGGACCGAGGCGAGCAGGGAGAGCAGCAGAGTGGTGGCCACCACGACCCATCCGGTGCGTACTCCGGCGATGCGGTGCAGCTCGTAGCGCAGCGGCCAGGCCGGGCCGGGCGCCGGCAGGGGCGGCTGCACGCGGGAGAGCGGCCCCTCGGGCGCGTCGCGCCCGTGTGCGGCGGGTACGCCCGCCGGGGCGTCGGGGGCGGTCGCGGCATCGGCCGGGCGGCGGCCGTCGGCGCGCTGGAGCGGGGGGACGGGCCCGGCCTCGACCTCCTCGGCGAGCCGGTGCACGAGGATGCCGTGCCGGTACGCGGTCTCCCCCACGGCGGCACAGCTGCTGCCGTACACGGCGAGGGCGCTGCCGCCCTCATGGACGACCTCCACGGGCGGGGCCTCGGACGGCGGGCAGGCGGCCTCCGCCTCCGCGGAGATGATGTGCGCGAGCCGCGCCGCGGAGGGCGAGCGGACGGCGACCCGCGGCCGGAGGCGGGCCCGGGCGAAGACCGCGGTCTCCTGGTCGGCGACGAGGCGTCCGCGATGGATGGTGACGACCTGGTCGCCCACGCGTGCCGCCTCCCCCGGCGAGGACGAGGTGACGAGCACGGCCCCGCCCTGGGCCGCGTAGCCGCGGAGGAGGCCGTGCAGCCAGGAGGTCTCCCGGGGGGAGAGGCCGGCGGTCGGCTCGTCCAGGACGAGGGTGTGCGGGTCGCCGAGGAGGGCGGCGGCGATGCCCAGCCGGCGGTCCATGCCGCGGGAGAAGTCCCCGATGCGCTGGTCGGCCAGCCCGCTGAGGCCCACGACGTCGAGCACCTCGTCGGCCCGGGCGGCGGGCACTCCGGCGGCCGCGCTGAGCATGCGCAGGTGGCCGCGGGCCGTGCGGCCGGGGTGGCCCGGGACGTCCCCGAGGAGCACGCCGACCTCGCGCACGGGATGGGCGACGCGGTCGAGGCTGCGGCCGCGGAACAGGGCGACGCCGCGGCCCGGGTCGAGCCGCAGCATCAGACGCAGGGTGCTGGTCTTGCCGGCGCCGGCCTCCCCGAGCAGGACGGTCACGCGCCCGGGGCGGGCCTCGAAGGTCAGGTCGTCGACGACGGGGGGCCGGTTGCGGCGGGGGACGCTGGTCAGTCCGATGGCCTGGATCATGACTTCCCTCGCGGGGGCGTGAGACGGTCCCGCGCGGAAGGGGAAGGGCGGCGCGGGAGCACGGGACGTACCGCAGCACCGTAACCCGATATGTCCTATTTGCTACGCAGCGGGGCGGGCGGCGTGTCCCCTCCCGCGCCCCGGAGGTCGCGCGCGCCGGTGCTACGCCTCCGGGCGGAGCATGGGCGGGTTGAGGAGGGTGGCGCCGCCCGCGCGGAAGAGCTGTGCGGGACGCCCGCCCTGCCGGGTCGTCGTGCCGCCGGTGGGGACCAGGAAGCCGGGGGTGCCGGTGACCTTGCGGTGGAAGTTGCGGGGGTCGAGGGCGACGCCCCAGACGGCCTCGTAGACCCGGCGCAGCTCCCCGACGGTGAACTCCTGGGGGCAGAAGGCGGTCGCGAGGGACGAGTATTCGATTTTCGAGCGGGCGCGTTCGACCCCGTCGGCGAGGATGCGGGCGTGGTCGAAGGCCAGCGGCGCGGCCTGTTCGCCGTCCCGGGCGTGGCCGTCCTGGTCGAGCAGGTCCTCGACGGGGGCCCAGCGCACGCTGTGCGCGTCGCCGCCGGCGCGGGGGGCGGGCAGGTCGGGGGCGAGCGCCAGGTGCGCGACGCTGACGACGCGCATGCGGGGATCGCGCTTGGGGTCGCCATAGGTGGCGAGCTGTTCGAGGTGGGCCGCGTGGGCGGTGGCGGGGCAGGCGGGGTCGTGCAGAACGTGCAGCCCCGTCTCCTCGGCCAGCTCGCGGGCCGCGGCCGTCGCCAGGTCCTCGTCGGACCGGACGAATCCCCCGGGCAGCGCCCATCGGCCCTGGAAGGGCGGCTCTCCACGGCGCACCGCCAGCGCGCACAGGGAGTGCCGCCGCACGGTGAGCACGACCAGGTCGACGGTGACGGCGAAGGGCGGGAAGGCCGACGGGTCGTAGGGCATGACGCGATCATAGTCGTCTGCTTGACGATAAACAGGTTCTTGTCCCACGTGGGCCGCGGTGGAGAACACGGCCCCACGGGAGGCGCCACGGGGGCCCTCGACGGGAACGGCGCGCACGGAGCTCACACCCCCAGCTGCAGTCCGTCGGCGGCTTCCTCGACCATGCCCAGGCCGAGCCGGCTGACGCGTACGGCGAACGGCTGCTCGGCCACCCGCAGCCCGGTGAACCGCAGCGCCCCCAGGGGCGCCGAACCGGGCGGGCGGACCGTCACACCGCCCGCCGGGACGTCGGGCCGCACCCCGGCGAACGCCGTCAGCAGGTGGACGGCGCCCGCCGCCGCGACGGCCGCGGGACGGCAGGCCGCCGGATGCGGCAGCGGGGCGCTCCCGGCGGTGCGCTGCTCCCCCGCGTACATCTCCGGCAGCCGGTGGCCGAAGGTCTCGGCGGCGTCCAGTACGCCGCGGGCGAGGGAGCCCGCCTCCTTCTCGAAGCCGGCCGCGGCCAGGCCCGCGACGGCGACGGCCGTCTCGTGGACGCGCACGGCCCCGCCACGGTGACCGAAGGGGTTGTGCCCGCCTTCCCTGGCGCCCAGGCTGCGCAGGCCCCAGCCGGAGTCGAGGGCGGGGCTGCCCAGCAGCCGGGCCAGTTGCTCGGTGCGGGCCCGGTCCAGCAGGCCGGGGGCGTACTCGCCCTGGCCCAGCAGGCCGGTGTCGAGGAGGTGGGCGGCGGCGCAGCCCAGGTGCGGGACGGGTTCGCCGTCGGGCACCAGGGCGGCCACCGGCCGGCCGCCGCCGCGGTCGTCGGCCCAGAAGTCCTCGCGGAAGCGCCGCCTCAGACCGGCCGCCCAGGCGTGCCACTCGTCCGCTCCCGGGCGGCCGTGGGCGGCGAGGAGGTCGGCGCCCAGCAGGGCGGCGCGGTGGGCGTGGGCCTGCACCTCGCAGCGGTACGGGCCGCCGGGCACCGGGTCCGCCAGGTAGCCGCGGTCGTCGACGGCCGAGCGCAGCCAGGCCAGGCAGCGCTCGGCCGCCGGGAGCAGCGGCTCGATCTCCTGGGACGGCAGCCCCCAACGCCTCGCCTCCGCGAGGACGGTGGGGAACAGCAGGGTGGCCTCGATCCCGGTGCACCCGGGCGGGAGGTGCGCCCCGGTGTGCCGGAGGGCGCCGGGGATGCGGCCCCGTTCCGGCCCGGGGCCGGGGAGCTGGGTGCGGGCGAGGGTGCGCAGCGTCCCGGCGGCGAGCCGGACGCCGAGCGGGAGGGTCATCCGGGCGGCCCACAGGGCCTCGGCGGGGGCGAGGCCGCCGCAGCGCCAGGGGGCGCCGGCGGCGACGTGCACGTCCCCGGGGATCTTGGGGTCGCGGACGAGCAGGGCCCTGAGGTCGTCGAGGCTGCCGGCCAGCAGGGCGGCGGCCCGTGGGTCGTCGCCCTCCGCCTGGGCGTCGCCCCAGGGCGCCGCGGCGCGTGTCCGGGTGCGGGGGCCCTCGGGCGGGCGGGGCCTGCCGGGGACCTCGGGGCGGACGCGCAGTTCGACGCCGCGCGTGCCGCCGGGCGGCAGCCGTATCTCCCAGCAGAGCAGTCCGGCCGAGGCCAGGGCGTCGTCCGGCGGCGGGTCGGCGGTCACCACGGTGTGCAGGCCGGGTGCCGTCCAGCGGAGACCGGAACCGTGGACGGCGGCGGGCAGTTCGGGCGCCGCCGTGCCGTGGGCGATCAGGCCGAGGTCCGCGAGGTCCGTGCCGAGCGACATCTCGACCCGGAGCCGGGCCTCGCGCGGCGCCGCGCTGCGCAGGGTGACCCGCTCGACGCCCTCGGCGTCCCGGACCCGCTCCACCGTGACGGCGGGGTCGGGGCCCTCGTCCGCGGCGGTGCGGAGGCCGGCCACGAACCGCGCCCGTCCGGCGTCGACCAGCCGGCCCTGGAGGGGGACCGGCTCGGCCCCGTCCACCCGGAGCACGCAACGCGCCAGCAGGCGGCGGCCATTGCGGTAGAACCCGTCGAGGCCGTGGCCGGTGAGCTGCCCGTGCTCCTCCGAGATCGCGAGGGCGGGCAGGGCGACGCAGATCAGCGCCGTGTGCACCGGGCGCGGCCCCTGGGGGCGCGCGTCGCCGGGGCGCCGGGGCACGGCCGGACGGGGGGCGGGGTGGGCATGGGCGGCGGTGCCGTGCACGGGTCTGCGCTCCCTGGGAGGTCACGGGCCGGACGTCGGCCGGGGTCGGACGGGAAGGAGGGCCACACAGGTGAACGGCGGCGGCGCCGCCGAGGTCACGGCGGTGTGCGCGTGATCACCGTCACCGGCGGTCGCGGGTGGTGCGGCGGGCCGGTTGCCGCCGCGCCCGGGGCTTGCCCGCGGGCCCGCCGGCGGGTGTGTCGCCGATCGCCCGCTTCGGGCGCGTGGCGTCGTCGGCGGGTTTGCGCCGGCGTGCCCGCGGCACGGTCGCCTGCCCTCCGGAGGGCGCGGCGGACCGGGTCGCGTCCGTGTCCGTGTCCGTCTCCCCGGCGGGCGGCCGCGGGGCGTCGGCGGCGCGGGCGGCCTGGCAGACGGCGCGGTCCGCGCGCTCCCGTCGGAGGCAGTCGCGCAGGGTCTCCGGGTCCAGCCCTTCGTTGCAGGCGTGGTGGAGGAGTTGCGCGAAGAGGTAGTCGGGGTCGGCGGTCAGGGCGCGGCCGAGGGCGACCCTCGCCTCGGCCTGCTCGCCGCTGGACCAGGCCACCCAGCCGGCGAGGGTCAGCGGTGCGGCGGCGTGCTCGGTGTACGGCGGGACGCAGCGCCGGGCGAGGGCCCGCCAGAGGCGGAGCACCGCCTGGGTGCGCGGGCCTTCCATCCACTCGGCGGCGCGGTCCCGGGCGACGCGGTCCTGGAGGCCGAGGACGAGGGTGGCGGTCTCCTCGGCCGTCAGGAGCGCGTCGTCCCGGGCGTCGGACTCCGCGCCGTCCGCTCCGGCCGGGGTCTCGTGGAGGCGGTCGACCAGCCGTTCGGCCAGGTCCAGGGTCTCCTGGCGGGTCGTCCAGCATTCCCCGGCGATCACGCGCGGGAGCAGGCGGGAGGTGGCGGTGTCCAGGGCGCGGCGCTGTTCCTCGTGCCACCGGCCGGGGCGCGGACTCAGGCGGGCCTCCATCTCGCGCAGGGTCCCGCGCACGCGGATGCCCACGTAGGCGGCGGCCGCGGCCATGACCGTGGTGCCGGGCAGCGCCAGGGGCGTGCCCTCGGGCGGGCAGCAGCGGGGGTCGGAGCAGCAGTAGGACCAGAAGCGGCCGTCGGAGAGGCAGAGTGCCTCGACGACGGGCACGTCCAGGGCCCCGCAGGCGATCCGCAGACGCTGGGCGAGCGGGCGCAGCCGTTCCATCACGGCCGTGGACGTCTCGCCGTCCGCGGGGTCCTGGCAGAGGTAGAGGACGATGCCGTCGGGTCGGGTGCCGCGCTTGAGGCAGCCGGTGACGAGGGTCTCGGCGAGCTGGTCGGAGACGTCGGGCCAGTCGTCCGGCACGGGGATGCCCAGGCGGAGCCGGCCGCCGAAGCGTCTGCCCTCGCCGTGCAGGGCCATGAGGACGATGCTGTCGTTCGGGTGGAAGCCCAGCAGGTAGGGCAGCGCGTCGGCGAGCTCCGCCGGGCTGCGGAGGGTGACGTGCGTGGGAGCCGACGGCTCCCGGTCGGAGGCGGGCGGCCGCGGAGGGCCGGCCGATGCGTCGTGGTCGGTCATGCGCCGAGCGTCCCGCAGGGCGTTCCGGGCCCGCCAGCCCTGTGGACGCGCGGCAGATCATCGTACGAACACCTGTGGATATCGGCCGTCGACGGACCTCGGTCGCGCGATGTCAGTGGCCTCGTGTTGCATGGGTCCATGACCAACGAAGCCCTCCGTACCGCCGCCGACGCCGTCCTCGCCCGGCTGGTGGGTGATGCCACCGGCGGAGCCCGGTTGCGCGAGGACCAGTGGCGGGCGATCGAGGCGCTGGTCGCCGACCACCGCAGAGCCCTCGTCGTCCAGCGCACCGGCTGGGGCAAGTCGGCGGTGTACTTCGTCGCCACAGCCCTGCTGCGCGAGCGCGGCAGCGGTCCGACGGTGATCGTCTCCCCGCTGCTGGCGCTGATGCGCAACCAGGTGGAGGCGGCGGCGCGGGCCGGCATCCACGCCCGCACGATCAACTCGGCCAATCCGGAGGAGTGGGACACCATCCAGGCGGAGGTCGCCGCCGGCGAGGTGGATGTGCTCCTCGTGAGCCCCGAGCGCCTCAACAACCCCGATTTCCGGGACCAGGTGCTGCCCAAGCTGGCCGCCGCGACCGGGCTGCTGGTCGTCGACGAGGCGCACTGCATCTCCGACTGGGGCCACGACTTCCGCCCGGACTACCGGCGGCTGCGCACGATGCTGGCCGAACTGCCGCCCGGCGTCCCGGTGCTGGCGACGACCGCGACGGCCAACGCCCGGGTCACCGCCGACGTCGCCGAGCAGCTGGGGACGGGCGAGGGGGCGGAGCGGGCGCTGGTGCTGCGGGGGCCGCTCGACCGGGAGAGCCTGAGCCTCGGCGTCCTGCGCCTGCCGGACGCCGCGCACCGACTCGCCTGGCTCGCCGACCACTTGGACGAGCTGCCGGGTTCGGGCATCGTCTACACGCTGACCGTCGCGGCGGCGGAGGAGGTGACGGCGTTCCTGCGCCGGCGCGGGCACGTGGTGACCGCGTACACCGGCAAGACGGAGAACGCCGACCGGCAGCAGGCGGAGGAGGACCTGCTGGCCAACCGGGTGAAGGCCCTCGTCGCCACGTCCGCGCTCGGCATGGGCTTCGACAAGCCCGACCTCGGCTTCGTCGTCCACCTCGGCTCGCCCTCCTCCCCCATCGCCTACTACCAGCAGGTGGGCCGCGCGGGCCGCGGGGTCGAGCACGCGGAGGTGCTGCTGCTGCCGGGCCGGGAGGACGAGGCGATCTGGCAGTACTTCGCCTCGCTGGCGTTCCCGCCCGAGGAGCAGGTCCGGCGGACGCTGGACGTCCTGGCGGCGGCGGACCGGCCGCTGTCGCTGCCGGCCCTGGAGCCGCTGGTGGAGCTGCGCCGGTCGCGGCTGGAGACCATGCTCAAGGTCCTGGACGTGGACGGGGCCGTGCACCGGGTGCGCGGCGGCTGGACGGCGACCGGCCGGCCGTGGACGTACGACGCGGAACGCTACGCCTGGGTGGCCCGGCAGCGGAAGGCCGAGCAGGACGCCATGCGGGCCTACGCGACGACGGCGGAGTGCCGGATGGAGTTCCTGCGCCGTCAGCTGGACGACGAGCAGGCGGCGCCCTGCGGGCGCTGCGACAACTGCGCGGGGGCCCGGTTCTCCGCGGAGGTGTCCGGGCAG is a window from the Streptomyces mobaraensis genome containing:
- a CDS encoding glycogen debranching N-terminal domain-containing protein, with the protein product MHGTAAHAHPAPRPAVPRRPGDARPQGPRPVHTALICVALPALAISEEHGQLTGHGLDGFYRNGRRLLARCVLRVDGAEPVPLQGRLVDAGRARFVAGLRTAADEGPDPAVTVERVRDAEGVERVTLRSAAPREARLRVEMSLGTDLADLGLIAHGTAAPELPAAVHGSGLRWTAPGLHTVVTADPPPDDALASAGLLCWEIRLPPGGTRGVELRVRPEVPGRPRPPEGPRTRTRAAAPWGDAQAEGDDPRAAALLAGSLDDLRALLVRDPKIPGDVHVAAGAPWRCGGLAPAEALWAARMTLPLGVRLAAGTLRTLARTQLPGPGPERGRIPGALRHTGAHLPPGCTGIEATLLFPTVLAEARRWGLPSQEIEPLLPAAERCLAWLRSAVDDRGYLADPVPGGPYRCEVQAHAHRAALLGADLLAAHGRPGADEWHAWAAGLRRRFREDFWADDRGGGRPVAALVPDGEPVPHLGCAAAHLLDTGLLGQGEYAPGLLDRARTEQLARLLGSPALDSGWGLRSLGAREGGHNPFGHRGGAVRVHETAVAVAGLAAAGFEKEAGSLARGVLDAAETFGHRLPEMYAGEQRTAGSAPLPHPAACRPAAVAAAGAVHLLTAFAGVRPDVPAGGVTVRPPGSAPLGALRFTGLRVAEQPFAVRVSRLGLGMVEEAADGLQLGV
- a CDS encoding RNA polymerase sigma factor, with the translated sequence MSASTSRTLPPEIAESESLMALIEQGKAEGQIAGDDVRRAFEADQIPPTQWKNVLRSLNQVLDEEGVTLMVSAAEAPKRTRKSVAAKSPAKRTATKAVSSKTVTSRPSSTAAATSAAGYGDEAGDEAVTPAKKAAAKKTAAKKTVAKKATAKKTTAKKATAKKDADELLEDELVDETPTPGKVDEEEETGENKGFVLSDEDEDDAPAQQVAVAGATADPVKDYLKQIGKVPLLNAEQEVELAKRIEAGLFAEDKLANADKLAPKLKRELEIIAEDGRRAKNHLLEANLRLVVSLAKRYTGRGMLFLDLIQEGNLGLIRAVEKFDYTKGYKFSTYATWWIRQAITRAMADQARTIRIPVHMVEVINKLARVQRQMLQDLGREPTPEELAKELDMTPEKVIEVQKYGREPISLHTPLGEDGDSEFGDLIEDSEAVVPADAVSFTLLQEQLHSVLDTLSEREAGVVSMRFGLTDGQPKTLDEIGKVYGVTRERIRQIESKTMSKLRHPSRSQVLRDYLD
- a CDS encoding RecQ family ATP-dependent DNA helicase — encoded protein: MTNEALRTAADAVLARLVGDATGGARLREDQWRAIEALVADHRRALVVQRTGWGKSAVYFVATALLRERGSGPTVIVSPLLALMRNQVEAAARAGIHARTINSANPEEWDTIQAEVAAGEVDVLLVSPERLNNPDFRDQVLPKLAAATGLLVVDEAHCISDWGHDFRPDYRRLRTMLAELPPGVPVLATTATANARVTADVAEQLGTGEGAERALVLRGPLDRESLSLGVLRLPDAAHRLAWLADHLDELPGSGIVYTLTVAAAEEVTAFLRRRGHVVTAYTGKTENADRQQAEEDLLANRVKALVATSALGMGFDKPDLGFVVHLGSPSSPIAYYQQVGRAGRGVEHAEVLLLPGREDEAIWQYFASLAFPPEEQVRRTLDVLAAADRPLSLPALEPLVELRRSRLETMLKVLDVDGAVHRVRGGWTATGRPWTYDAERYAWVARQRKAEQDAMRAYATTAECRMEFLRRQLDDEQAAPCGRCDNCAGARFSAEVSGQALDASRGELGRPGVEVEPRRMWPTGMPAVGVDLKGRIPAGEQAAPGRALGRLSDIGWGNRLRPLLAAQAPDGPVPDDVAGAVVTVLADWAKGPGGWASGAPDAPDRPVGVVVVDSRTRPKLIGSLGEHIAAVGRMPFLGTVSYRADAEESRVPRTNSAQRLRALDGALTVPPELAARLAEARGPVLLVDDLSDTGWTLAVAARLLRRAGASQVFPLVLAVQG
- a CDS encoding FadR/GntR family transcriptional regulator, whose translation is MLFTKDLKACRPVADKGSVSTLAHTMMTAARPADSGLTGPGELDRYSYAEAPGADRGSAHAWDGDAELGRAGRRAAGSRGRGLHGQLVQQLGQMIVSGDLGADRPLVPEEIGQRFEVSRTVVRESLRVLEAKGLVSARPNVGTRVRPVSDWNLLDPDIIEWRAFGPQRDDQRRELCELRWIIEPLAARLAAGHGREDVQQRLADMAEIMGHALAQGDSLTFSRADAEFHTLLLQVAGNRMLEHLSGIVSAALHVSGASVGGCDRPTDAGVGHHLRIVDAVGAGDAAAAESAMRQLLVSHPEVERAVPAPREH
- a CDS encoding NUDIX hydrolase, with product MPYDPSAFPPFAVTVDLVVLTVRRHSLCALAVRRGEPPFQGRWALPGGFVRSDEDLATAAARELAEETGLHVLHDPACPATAHAAHLEQLATYGDPKRDPRMRVVSVAHLALAPDLPAPRAGGDAHSVRWAPVEDLLDQDGHARDGEQAAPLAFDHARILADGVERARSKIEYSSLATAFCPQEFTVGELRRVYEAVWGVALDPRNFHRKVTGTPGFLVPTGGTTTRQGGRPAQLFRAGGATLLNPPMLRPEA
- a CDS encoding ABC transporter ATP-binding protein, with product MIQAIGLTSVPRRNRPPVVDDLTFEARPGRVTVLLGEAGAGKTSTLRLMLRLDPGRGVALFRGRSLDRVAHPVREVGVLLGDVPGHPGRTARGHLRMLSAAAGVPAARADEVLDVVGLSGLADQRIGDFSRGMDRRLGIAAALLGDPHTLVLDEPTAGLSPRETSWLHGLLRGYAAQGGAVLVTSSSPGEAARVGDQVVTIHRGRLVADQETAVFARARLRPRVAVRSPSAARLAHIISAEAEAACPPSEAPPVEVVHEGGSALAVYGSSCAAVGETAYRHGILVHRLAEEVEAGPVPPLQRADGRRPADAATAPDAPAGVPAAHGRDAPEGPLSRVQPPLPAPGPAWPLRYELHRIAGVRTGWVVVATTLLLSLLASVLLARAGAPEPGLLAGWPAPLPLPPAALGAGVLGALAFGQEYRYPALAPDAGGVPRRLALLGGKLTVTAAAALLLALSSVVLDAVVVRLLFGRSVTLFPDAWPGALAGWIALALGCAWAGLLGAGLFRSTLLGLVAVLVVPTLVVPVVNAVLARPAARSLAGLPGRLRSSAPLQWPAGMDEGVSTALRLVSQPVGWALVLSLTGLLGAYVLTVFRGRPR
- a CDS encoding DUF4192 domain-containing protein; amino-acid sequence: MTDHDASAGPPRPPASDREPSAPTHVTLRSPAELADALPYLLGFHPNDSIVLMALHGEGRRFGGRLRLGIPVPDDWPDVSDQLAETLVTGCLKRGTRPDGIVLYLCQDPADGETSTAVMERLRPLAQRLRIACGALDVPVVEALCLSDGRFWSYCCSDPRCCPPEGTPLALPGTTVMAAAAAYVGIRVRGTLREMEARLSPRPGRWHEEQRRALDTATSRLLPRVIAGECWTTRQETLDLAERLVDRLHETPAGADGAESDARDDALLTAEETATLVLGLQDRVARDRAAEWMEGPRTQAVLRLWRALARRCVPPYTEHAAAPLTLAGWVAWSSGEQAEARVALGRALTADPDYLFAQLLHHACNEGLDPETLRDCLRRERADRAVCQAARAADAPRPPAGETDTDTDATRSAAPSGGQATVPRARRRKPADDATRPKRAIGDTPAGGPAGKPRARRQPARRTTRDRR